From the genome of Vicia villosa cultivar HV-30 ecotype Madison, WI linkage group LG2, Vvil1.0, whole genome shotgun sequence, one region includes:
- the LOC131653865 gene encoding enoyl-[acyl-carrier-protein] reductase, mitochondrial-like: MHCIFLTGDAIVQNGATSMVGQCVIQLAKSRGIHSINIIRDSPGVDEVKERLKDLGADEVFTENELEGKNVKSLLGGIPEPALGFNCVGGNSASMVLKFLRQRGTMLTYGGMSKKPVTVSTSSFIFKDLSLRGFWLQNWISTDKAEEGRRMIDRLLGLVQDGKLKYKMELTPFNDFNTALDKALGKLGSQPKQVIKF, from the exons ATGCATTGCATATTTTTAACAGGAGATGCTATTGTACAAAATGGGGCAACCAGCATGGTTGGCCAGTGTGTCATTCAGCTTGCAAAATCTCGTGGTATTCACAGCATTAATATTATACGGGACAG TCCTGGGGTTGATGAAGTTAAAGAAAGACTTAAGGATTTGGGCGCAGATGAAGTTTTCACTGAAAATGAATTGGAAGGGAAGAATGTCAAGAGTCTTCTG GGTGGTATACCTGAACCTGCACTGGGATTTAACTGCGTTGGCGGCAATTCTGCTTCTATGGTTCTAAAATTTTTAAG ACAGAGAGGAACTATGTTGACATATGGTGGAATGTCTAAAAAACCTGTCACTGTATCTACTTCATCCTTCATATTTAAG GACCTTTCCTTGAGAGGTTTCTGGTTGCAGAATTGGATAAGCACAGATAAAGCTGAAGAAGGCAGAAGAATGATAGACAGGCTTTTGGGTCTTGTACAAGATGGAAAGTTAAAATATAA GATGGAATTGACTCCCTTTAACGATTTCAATACAGCATTGGATAAAG
- the LOC131653864 gene encoding enoyl-[acyl-carrier-protein] reductase, mitochondrial-like produces MKMLRSLTLQPSSLLFKFNFNMSTVVNTQAFSSAASPPSKAVVYEAHGQPDEVTKLVNIPGVELKENDVCVKMLAAPVNPSDINRIQGVYPVRPEPPAVGGYEGVGEVYSVGSAVTSFSPGDWVIPSPPSFGTWQTYIVKDQNVWHKVNKGVPMEYAATITVNPLTALLMLEECITLNSGDAIVQNGATSMVGQCVIQLAKSRGIHSINIIRDSPGVDEVKERLKDLGADEVFTENELEGKNVKSLLGGIPEPALGFNCVGGNSASMVLKFLRQRGTMLTYGGMSKKPVTVSTSSFIFKDLSLRGFWLQNWISTDKAEEGRRMIDRLLGLVQDGKLKYKMELTPFKDFNTALDKALGKLGSQPKQVIKF; encoded by the exons ATGAAAATGTTGCGATCACTCACTCTTCAACCATCTTCTttacttttcaaattcaatttcaacATGAGTACTGTTGTAAACACGCAGGCGTTCTCCTCCGCCGCGTCACCGCCATCGAAGGCGGTCGTATACGAGGCACACGGCCAACCAGACGAGGTCACCAAACTGGTGAACATTCCGGGTGTGGAACTGAAAGAGAATGATGTGTGCGTCAAGATGCTGGCTGCTCCGGTTAACCCTTCCGACATTAATAGGATACAAGGTGTATATCCCGTGAGGCCAGAACCACCTGCTGTTGGTGGTTATGAAGGCGTTGGAGAGGTTTACTCCGTTGGCTCCGCCGTAACGTCTTTCTCTCCCGGCGATTGGGTTATTCCCTCTCCACCTTCTTTCG GGACATGGCAGACATACATTGTGAAGGATCAAAATGTGTGGCACAAGGTAAACAAGGGTGTGCCTATGGAATATGCTGCTACAATTACTGTTAATCCTCTCACTGCTCTTCTCATGCTTGAAGAATGCATTACTTTGAACTCAG GAGATGCTATTGTACAAAATGGGGCAACCAGCATGGTTGGCCAGTGTGTCATTCAGCTTGCAAAATCTCGTGGTATTCACAGCATTAATATTATACGGGACAG TCCTGGGGTTGATGAAGTTAAAGAAAGACTTAAGGATTTGGGCGCAGATGAAGTTTTCACTGAAAATGAATTGGAAGGGAAAAATGTCAAGAGTCTTCTG GGTGGTATACCTGAACCTGCACTGGGATTTAACTGCGTTGGCGGCAATTCTGCTTCTATGGTTCTCAAATTTTTAAG ACAGAGAGGAACTATGTTGACATATGGTGGAATGTCTAAAAAACCTGTCACTGTATCTACTTCATCCTTCATATTTAAG GACCTTTCCTTGAGAGGTTTCTGGTTGCAGAATTGGATAAGCACAGATAAAGCTGAAGAGGGCAGGAGAATGATAGACCGGCTTTTGGGTCTTGTACAAGATGGAAAGTTAAAATATAA GATGGAATTGACTCCCTTTAAAGATTTCAATACAGCATTAGATAAAGCTCTAGGAAAACTTGGTAGCCAGCCCAAGCAAGTTATCAAATTCTAA
- the LOC131651309 gene encoding putative RING-H2 finger protein ATL62: MNVSTMFEKSIFINCEHFFARNSYVLWFYLHRITSSFPYFTFENLNRITRNLIPQVKELFDISHDFVGLEEPMNNEYREKVIPVILNIFVDVYPCEERRNQEMIEESLQFVKMIPASNEAILSLKACSLPRNCSICLEKFHDDLEEDGDGDNVKVSTMACGHIFHYNCIVEWLQTSHVCPLCRYAMPT; encoded by the coding sequence ATGAATGTATCAACCATGTTTGAAAAATCAATATTCATAAACTGCGAACATTTCTTCGCACGTAACTCATATGTATTATGGTTTTATTTACATAGAATCACCTCATCATTCCCTTATTTTACTTTTGAAAACCTTAACCGGATAACAAGAAATTTAATACCTCAAGTCAAAGAGTTATTCGACATCTCTCATGATTTTGTTGGACTTGAAGAACCAATGAATAATGAATATCGAGAGAAAGTTATTCCCGtgattctaaatatttttgtgGACGTGTATCCATGTGAAGAAAGAAGAAATCAAGAGATGATAGAAGAGTCCTTGCAATTTGTCAAAATGATTCCTGCATCCAACGAAGCTATCTTGTCTTTGAAGGCTTGTTCACTTCCTCGTAATTGTTCCATATGCTTAGAGAAGTTTCACGATGATTTAGAAGAAGATGGTGATGGTGATAACGTGAAAGTTTCAACAATGGCGTGTGGCCATATATTTCACTATAATTGTATTGTGGAGTGGCTACAAACAAGTCATGTATGTCCTTTATGTCGTTATGCTATGCCTACTTGA
- the LOC131653863 gene encoding enoyl-[acyl-carrier-protein] reductase, mitochondrial-like, protein MLRSLTLKPSSLLFKFNFNFNTNSLRSRVVTTQAFSSAVSPPSKAIVYETHGQPDAVTKLVTVPGKELKENDVCVKMLAAPINPSDINRIQGVYPVRPEPPAIGGYEGVGEVYSVGSAVTSFSPGDWVIPSPPSSGTWQTYIVKDQNVWHKVNKSVPMEYAATITVNPLSALLMLEDCITLNSGDAIVQNGATSMVGQCVIQLAKSRGIHSINIIRDRHGVDEVKERLKHLGADQVFTENELEVKNVKSLLDGIPEPALGFNCVGGNSASLVLKFLRRGGTMVTYGGMSKKPVTVSTSSFIFKELSLRGFWLQNWLSTDKTEEGRRMIDRLLGLVQDGKLKYKMELTPFNDFNTALDKALGKLGSQPKQVIKF, encoded by the exons ATGTTGCGATCACTGACTCTTAAACCCTCTTCTttacttttcaaattcaatttcaatttcaacacGAATTCTCTTCGGAGTAGAGTTGTCACCACGCAAGCATTCTCCTCCGCCGTGTCACCGCCGTCGAAGGCGATCGTATACGAGACGCACGGCCAACCAGACGCGGTGACGAAACTGGTAACCGTTCCGGGTAAGGAATTGAAAGAGAATGATGTGTGCGTCAAGATGCTGGCTGCTCCGATAAACCCTTCCGATATCAACAGGATACAAGGTGTGTATCCCGTGCGGCCAGAACCACCTGCAATTGGTGGTTATGAAGGCGTCGGAGAGGTTTACTCCGTTGGCTCCGCCGTAACGTCTTTCTCTCCCGGCGATTGGGTTATTCCATCTCCACCTTCTTCCG GGACATGGCAGACATATATTGTGAAGGATCAGAATGTGTGGCACAAGGTTAACAAGAGTGTGCCTATGGAGTATGCTGCTACAATTACTGTTAATCCTCTCTCTGCTCTTCTCATGCTTGAAGATTGCATTACTTTGAACTCAG GAGATGCTATTGTGCAAAACGGGGCGACCAGCATGGTTGGCCAGTGTGTCATTCAGCTGGCGAAATCTCGTGGCATTCACAGCATTAATATTATACGGGACAG GCATGGGGTTGATGAAGTTAAAGAAAGACTTAAGCATTTGGGTGCTGATCAAGTTTTCACGGAGAATGAATTGGAAGTGAAGAATGTCAAGAGTCTTCTG GATGGTATACCTGAACCTGCACTGGGATTTAACTGCGTTGGTGGCAATTCTGCTTCTCTGGTTCTCAAATTTTTAAG ACGGGGAGGAACTATGGTGACATATGGTGGAATGTCTAAAAAACCTGTCACTGTATCAACTTCATCCTTCATATTTAAG GAACTTTCCTTGAGGGGTTTCTGGTTGCAGAATTGGCTGAGCACAGATAAAACTGAAGAGGGCAGAAGAATGATAGACAGGCTTTTGGGTCTTGTACAAGATGGAAAGTTAAAATACAA GATGGAATTAACCCCCTTTAACGATTTCAATACAGCATTGGATAAAGCTCTAGGGAAACTTGGGAGCCAGCCCAAGCAAGTGATCAAATTCTAA